A stretch of the Janthinobacterium sp. B9-8 genome encodes the following:
- a CDS encoding diguanylate cyclase domain-containing protein: MKQTEQTLLEQMRITDFDIANRKILLSLNEEDFKLLQNFRPTIESIIDTLVDQFYQLQTNVAEISLLIGDADTLGRLRNAQRRYVLDLFSGLYDLEYVNNRLRIGLVHKRIGVEPKLYLSAISTLQTLLHDVIYESLSNEEDRRALLSSLDKLFLFDITLVFETYIRSLVSEIEISREKSENYACILEEKVRDRTCQLEEMTRIDPLTGLQNVRGLIETLTRTLRSAQRRAEPVSIVYLDINDFKLINDNKGHQFGDEILRTVGHIIISLARMEDCCFRYGGDEFCLILPNCLLQQASDIYIHRLNSEITQRLGKITLSAGIIQTGPASYEEPEMLIRMADERMYLAKKEFKTQHSL, translated from the coding sequence ATGAAGCAAACAGAACAAACTCTACTTGAACAAATGCGGATCACCGATTTTGATATTGCAAATCGTAAAATTTTGCTCTCTCTAAATGAAGAAGACTTTAAGCTACTACAAAACTTCCGGCCTACTATTGAAAGCATAATCGACACCTTGGTGGATCAGTTTTACCAGCTGCAGACTAATGTGGCAGAGATTTCCTTATTAATTGGCGACGCGGATACTTTGGGCCGCCTGCGTAATGCACAACGCCGCTATGTACTGGATTTATTCAGTGGTCTTTATGATTTAGAATATGTAAATAACCGTTTACGCATTGGCTTAGTGCATAAACGAATTGGCGTAGAGCCTAAGCTTTATCTATCTGCAATTAGCACGCTTCAAACGCTGCTGCACGATGTTATTTATGAATCACTGAGTAACGAAGAAGATAGGCGAGCCTTACTTTCATCATTAGATAAATTATTTCTATTTGATATCACCTTGGTTTTTGAAACATATATCCGCAGCTTGGTTTCTGAAATAGAAATTTCCAGAGAGAAATCAGAAAATTACGCCTGCATTCTGGAAGAAAAAGTCAGAGATCGTACTTGTCAACTAGAAGAAATGACCCGCATTGATCCGCTAACTGGATTGCAGAATGTACGCGGGCTGATTGAAACCCTGACCCGCACCCTGCGCTCCGCCCAACGCCGCGCCGAACCCGTATCGATTGTTTATCTGGATATCAACGATTTCAAGCTCATCAACGACAACAAAGGACATCAGTTTGGCGATGAAATTTTACGCACCGTTGGCCATATCATCATCAGCCTAGCTCGGATGGAAGACTGCTGTTTTCGTTATGGCGGGGATGAATTTTGCTTGATCTTGCCCAACTGCTTGTTACAACAAGCTTCCGATATTTATATCCACCGTTTAAATAGTGAAATCACTCAGCGCTTAGGAAAAATCACCCTCAGCGCAGGCATCATCCAAACGGGCCCCGCTTCTTATGAAGAGCCAGAGATGCTGATTCGTATGGCGGATGAGAGAATGTATCTGGCCAAAAAAGAGTTTAAAACGCAACACTCTTTATAA